Proteins found in one Vulpes vulpes isolate BD-2025 chromosome 13, VulVul3, whole genome shotgun sequence genomic segment:
- the BECN2 gene encoding beclin-2, with amino-acid sequence MSSIRFICQGCRQPMRLSQSTGTLGLETTQRPAASTFSSAQQEPRETLVCGPTSKVEIDSEKLPDASCSTLPGDGKMFWDSPKNFILLGKFDPARTLSNIQNTTRDIFDILTGEKYVDHPLCEDCTDKLLEVLDTQLIIVDSENENYKYWRGRICEEEMKTLQEELEGLELEEARLVQELKEVEKKQERVAEDLEAAQAETEMLEQQDKQYWKDYSNLKWQQLELQDELKSMERQLRHAQIQWGRLKKTNVFSATFEIRYDGPVGIINSFRLGCLPTVPVSWKEINMAWGQTALLLLALSNKIGLEFQRYQLIPCGNRSYLKSLTNDPVELPLFCIMRQSTCLDLKFDQAMMAFLDCMQQFKEEAEKGKWGLCLPCRIHVKNGLMEDSGSTGEFYSIRTYLNTEEQWTKALKLMLINLKCSLTWVSLRYQE; translated from the coding sequence ATGTCTTCCATCCGCTTCATCTGCCAGGGCTGCAGGCAGCCCATGAGGCTGAGCCAGTCCACGGGGACCTTGGGCCTTGAGACCACCCAAAGACCTGCAGCTTCCACATTCTCGTCAGCTCAGCAGGAGCCAAGAGAAACCCTGGTATGTGGCCCTACCTCCAAGGTGGAGATAGATAGTGAAAAGCTGCCAGATGCCTCCTGCTCTACCCTCCCTGGAGATGGCAAGATGTTCTGGGACAGTCCTAAGAACTTCATCTTGCTTGGGAAGTTTGACCCTGCAAGAACGCTCAGTAACATCCAGAACACTACCAGGGACATTTTTGACATCCTCACTGGTGAAAAATATGTGGATCACCCCCTATGTGAAGACTGTACTGACAAACTTTTAGAGGTGCTGGATACTCAACTCATTATTGTAGACTCTGAGAATGAGAACTACAAATATTGGAGGGGGAGGATATGTGAGGAGGAGATGAAGACACTGCAGGAGGAACTGGAGGGCCTGGAGCTGGAGGAGGCAAGGCTGGTCCAAGAGctgaaggaggtggagaaaaaacaagaaagagttGCAGAGGATCTTGAGGCAGCCCAGGCAGAGACTGAGATGCTGGAACAACAGGACAAGCAGTACTGGAAGGACTACAGTAACTTGAAATGGCAGCAACTGGAACTGCAGGATGAGCTGAAGAGCATGGAAAGGCAGCTGAGACATGCCCAAATCCAGTGGGGCAGACTGAAGAAGACCAATGTGTTCAGTGCCACCTTTGAGATCAGGTATGATGGCCCTGTGGGCATCATCAATAGCTTCAGATTGGGCTGCCTCCCCACTGTCCCTGTGAGCTGGAAGGAGATTAACATGGCTTGGGGACAGACAGCTTTGTTGCTCCTTGCCCTATCCAACAAGATTGGGCTGGAGTTTCAGAGGTATCAACTCATCCCCTGTGGAAACCGGTCCTATTTGAAGTCTTTAACAAATGACCCTGTTGAGCTGCCATTGTTCTGCATCATGAGGCAGAGCACTTGCTTGGACCTCAAGTTTGACCAGGCAATGATGGCTTTTTTGGACTGCATGCAACAGTTTAAGGAAGAGGCTGAGAAAGGCAAGTGGGGTCTTTGCCTACCCTGCAGGATTCATGTGAAAAATGGCCTAATGGAGGACTCTGGAAGTACTGGTGAGTTCTATTCCATCAGAACATACTTGAACACAGAGGAGCAGTGGACAAAGGCACTCAAGCTCATGCTTATAAATCTTAAGTGTAGTCTCACTTGGGTTTCTTTAAGATATCAAGAATGA